The Gammaproteobacteria bacterium DNA window GCATTGTTGATATATATCTGCTCCACCAATAATAAAAAGCTTTTCTTTATTTTTGACTAGCTCTAGTCCAGCTTTCAGACTGGTAACAACATCACAGCCCTTATATGTTAATGACACATCACGGCTGACTACAATATTCTGTCTCCCTGGTAACGGCTTTACTTTTAATGACTGATAAGTTTTTCTACCCATAAGCACTGGTGATCCCAGCGTTGTTCGCTTGAAATATTGCAAGTCAGCAGGACAGTACCATGGAATTGTATTACCAGCACCGATGACATTATCCTCTGCCACCGCAACAATAATCGCAATCTTCGTCATACCGCCACTGGTGCTGAAATATGAGGATGCGACTGATAATTTTTCAGTACGAAATCTTCAAATTTAAAATCAAAAATTGTATTTACTTTTCTGTTTATTTCGAGCGTTGGCAATTTGTAAGGTTCTCGTTGTAATTGCAATTTGGCCTGTTGAATATGATTTTTATAGACATGCACATCACCAAAGGTATGAATAAACTCGCCTACTTCTAAATCAATTACATGGGCAATCATAATTAATAACAGCGCATAAGAAGCTATATTAAATGGAACACCTAAGAATACATCTGCACTGCGCTGATATAGCTGACATGAAAGTTTCCCTTGAGAGACATAAAACTGGAACATTGTATGGCACGGTGGCAATGCCATTTTATCAATTTCTCCAACATTCCATGCACTGATTATATGGCGACGCGAATAAGGATTCTTTTTTAGTTGTTCAACCAAGTTACTCAACTGATCAATTGATTCACCATTTGACATTGGCCATGCTCGCCACTGGGCTCCATATACAGGCCCAAGCTCACCTTGCTCATCTGCCCATTCGTTCCAGATACTAACTCCAACTTCTTGCAATGATTTAACATTAGTTTCACCTCGCAAAAACCACAACAATTCATGAATAATAGATTTAGTATGTAGCTTTTTTGTGGTGAGCAAAGGAAATCCTTCACTCAAATCAAACCGCATTTGATAACCAAACGTAGATATTGTTCCAGTACCCGTCCTATCTTGTTGCTCAATGCCATTAGTCAGCACGTGATTAAGCAACGTTAAATATTGATTCATGATTTTTTCTCAAAGACTTTTTTATTTGCTAGCCATAACAATAACAACCCAGTAAAAATCATAGGCAAGCTGAGAAGTTGTCCCATGGTTAACCAATTAAACGCAATAAAACCTAGATGTTCATCTGGCTCTCGTGCAAATTCAACAATGAATCGAAATATGCCATACAGAATCAAGAACCAACCCGACACGGAACCTGTGACTCTAGGTTTTGCTGAATAAATCCACAAAATAATAAACATTGCCACACCTTCTAGAGCTGCTTGATATAACTGAGAAGGATGACGCGCCAAATTATCTACTTGTGGAAAAATCATGCCCCATGGAACATCCGTAGTCTTTCCCCATAACTCACCATTGATAAAATTACCGATTCTGCCAAACCCTAGTCCTAATGGTACAAGCGGGGCAATAAAGTCCCCTAAACGAAAAAACCCCCAACCTCTTTTTTGTTGATATAGCCATATCGTAATCAGCACACCAATCAGCCCGCCATGAAAACTCATACCACCTTCCCAGATTTTAAAGAGATAGATTGGATTTGCTAGAAAATGATCAAAGTTATAAAAAATAACTGAGCCTACTCGTCCTCCTACAATAACTCCTATTACAGCATAAAATAAAAAGTCACTGACTTGATCAGGCCTGATAAAACTATCTGGCTTGCATGCACGTTTTGTTCCCAGATACCAAAACGCCGCAAAACCACACAGATACATCAAGCCATACCAGCGTACAGCAAGTGGTCCTAATTGGAAGATAATGGGGTCAAATTGAGGATGGACAAACATAGCGTAAATATTAACATGCTGGAATTAATAAGTTTTATTCGTATACATCTTTGGCACTAGATACATAAAATTATTATATAGCTATAGTTATAATAAAATTCTTGAGCGTAAGTTATGTCTAAAAATCACCTAATTAACGAAACTAGTCCTTACTTGCTACAGCATGCTGACAACCCTGTAGAGTGGTTTCCGTGGGGTCCTCAAGCATTACAAAAAGCCAAGCAGGAAAATAAACCTATTTTGTTGTCGATTGGATATTCTGCATGTCATTGGTGTCACGTGATGGCACATGAGTCATTTGAAGATGTGCCAACCGCAGCATTGATGAATGAACTATTTATTAATATAAAAGTTGATCGCGAAGAGCGGCCTGATATAGATAAAATTTACCAAACTGCACAGTTCCTACTCACACAACGTACCGGTGGCTGGCCATTAACCATGTTTCTAACCCCAGACGATCACATCCCATTTTTTGGCGGCACTTATTTCCCTGAACAAGCACGTCATGGTTTACCTTCATTTAAAGATTTATTACAGCATATTTCTAAGGCCTATCTAGACAAGCCTGATGAAATAGCTAAGCAGAATCAATCTCTACAGGAAGTACTGAAAAACATATACCAATCCACCCATGCGCCGGTTTCTTTAGACAATAGTATTTTAAAAACTGCTAAGGACCAATTACTGAACACATTTGATAATCAACATGGAGGATTTGGTAAAGCTCCCAAGTTCCCACACCCGACCAACATAGAATTACTTTTACGTTATTGGCATATAAGTAAGATTTTTGGCCAAGAAGATACTCAAGCATTACATCCAGCCGTATACACATTAGAGAAAATGGCCGCAGGAGGATTATTTGATCATGTCAGTGGGGGATTTTGCCGTTATTCGGTTGATGATTATTGGATGATTCCTCATTTTGAAAAAATGCTTTATGACAATGCACCATTAATTAATTTATACAGTCAAGCTTATCAGGCGACTAACGAGAGTCGATTTAAAACTGCCGCAGAAGAATCTGCACAATGGGTAATGCGTGATATGCAATCTCCCCAAGGAGGCTATTACTCTTCTATAGACGCTGACTCTGAAGGTGTTGAGGGTAAATATTATGTTTGGGAGCAACACCAATTAGAATCGTTGCTAAGCGAACAAGAATTTAACTTGGTCAAACATCGCTTTGCTATTGATCGCGGCCCTAACTTTGAAGACAAGTATCATTTACATGAATTTGCAAATATAGAGGAGTGTGCACAAACCCTATCTATTGATGAAGAACAATGTAAAAAAATATGGCAACAAGCTCGTAAGAAGTTATACGCACACAGAGTAACAAGAATCGCACCAGGAACGGATGATAAAATCCTTACTAGCTGGAATGCATTAATGATTAAAAGCATGTTGACTGCAAGCCGTATATTTAAAAACGAACAATATTTCACCTCTGCGCAAAGAGCGTTACAGTTCATATATTCTGACATGTATAAGCAAGGCCGATTATTTGCAACATATAAAGACACCAAAGCACACCTGAATGCTTACTTAGATGACTACGCCTTCTTGCTTGATGCCATTATTGAGTATTTACAGACAGATTGGGACAGCAACTATTTGCAATTTGCGATTGAGCTTGCTGATGTACTATTTACTCAATTTGAAGACACAGAATCTGGCGGTTTTTACTTCACTGCCAATGATCATGAATCGCTTATACAAAGACCTAAAGTCACTTCTGATGAGGCCACACCATCCGGTAACGGTATCGCTGCTCATGCACTACTAAGGCTAGGCTATTTACTCTCAGAACCAAAATATTTAATTGCAGTAGAACGCACTCTTGAGTATGCAAGCCAACAAATCACTAGCACACCAATGGCGCATGCTTCTCTATTACGTTGCAGCGAAGAAATTAGTAATCCACCAGAAACTATAATAATTCGTGGGGAAAGTGACGACATTAATCAATGGCAGGAAACTTGCCAGCAGGCCTTCAACCCTCAAAGAATGACTTTTGCTATTCCAAATGATGCTGAAAATTTACCTGAAGCACTTAAAAATAAATTTGCTCAAAGTGGAGAAACGGTGGCCTACGTATGCCAAGGGACAAGTTGCCAAGCGCCGATCAATCAAATTGCACAATTAATCAACGCATTAGACAAACATTATTCGACTAATAAAAATTAACCCAGGGCTTTCAATGCTGCGTCATAATCTGGCTCATCAGCAATCTCGTTAACTAACTCGGTATAAACCACATCATTGTCAGCATCTAATACGACCACTGCTCTGGCAGTTATCCCAGCCAAAGGGCCATCTTGAATTAGAACGCCGTAATCTTCTGCAAAATTTTGATTGCGCATCATTGATAAAGTCACGACATTTTCAACTTTCTCACTGGTACAAAATCTTGACATTGCAAATGGAAGATCTGCAGCAATAATTAATACCACTATATCATTTCTATCTGCTGCAAAATCCGAAAACTTTTTGGTTGAAGTTGCACATACTGGAGTATCTAAACTTGGGACAATATTAAGTAGTTTTTTCTTGCCCACAAATTCATCTAAATTGACATTATTAAGATCTTTATCAACCAACTGGAAGTCAGGTGCTTTTACACCAATTGCCGGCAGATCTCCATTAGTATGTATTTCATTCCCTTGTAGTGTAATTGTCGCCATTTACTCCCCCAAAATTATTTTGATAAGATTTGTATTTAATCGGCACTATTTTGACTGATGACTATTATACTCGTCCATCGTCATTTTACCCTCAATAACATGATTCTGATCTACTTTAATTTTTACAATCCAGCCTTTTTCGTAAGGTGATTCATTAATCAATTCTGGCTCATCGCCTAATTGCTCATTCACTTCTATAATCTTACCTTCAACTGGACAAATAACATCCGATGCAGACTTAACTGATTCAACTACCAAGCATGCTTTACCTGCTTGTGTATTTATACCGGCTTCTGGTAATTCCACAAACACGATATCCCCCAACTGATCTTGAGCAAAATCAGTAATCCCGAGAGTAAATTCGCACTCATTTTGTGCCTGTAGCCATACATGGTTTTGTGTATAGATTCTTTCAGATATATCAGAACTCATATTTTGATCAGCTAGTTTTATCCTCTAAATAACCAGCAATGATATAATAAATAGCACCTATAACTAAACTAAAAACTATGCGTATTTTTAATATATTTGGCTTGTGTATCGCGTGCACACTAACACTTCTCTCCTGCAGCCAGCAGTCAGAAAGTCCTTTACAAATAGATACTGCTTGGATACGTGAAGCGCCTCCTGGCGCCACCGCTATGGCGGGATACATGCAAATTATTAATAATTCTGCAAACAATGTAATTTTACACAGCGCAAACAGCCCTGCTTTTAAAGCAATCGAATTCCATCGTAGTATTGAAGAAAATGGAGTTTACAAAATGGTCCCACACCTACATTTACACATAGCAGCCAACAGTACATTTGAATTAAAGCCTGGCGACTATCATTTAATGATGTTTAATCCTACCAGCGCATTAAAAGAAGGCGATACTATAGAGGTAAACTTAGTCTTTAGTAACGAGCATATAGTCAGTACTTCTGTTCCAGTAAAAAAAGCTCAGTATTGATTAGCAGATTTTATCTTCTCAATCACTCTGTAAACGTTTATGAACGATGACCAAGGGATTTTCACTACTGCCATTCAACTAATATTCACACTCGAGCCTGAATTAGTCGAAATTGTACTGCTATCCTTAAAAGTTAGTGTCACAGCAGTAATATTAGCCACTTTAATATCCATCCCTCTGGGTACTTTGCTTGGCGCTTATCATTTCAAAGGACGCGATATTATCACTGGCATAGTTAACGCGTTGATGGGACTTCCGCCAGTTGTGGTTGGCTTAGCTCTATATCTATTACTATCAAGAACAGGCCCACTTGGTGATCTAGAACTTCTATTCACCTCAAGTGCAATGGTTATTGCACAATGTATATTAATCACGCCAATAATTAGCTCCTTAACCCAACAAACGATAGAAGATTTATTTAAGCAGCATGAGCTCCAATTCAAAGCATTAGGCGCTCCCACATTTATAACACTCAGACCTTTACTTCGTGATGCTAGAACTAGTTTATTCACAGCCGTGCTCGCGGGGTTTGGTCGCGCATCAGCAGAGGTTGGAGCAGTATTGATCGTTGGTGGAAACATTAATCATGTTACTCGCGTCATGACTACCACGATTGCACTTGAAACGAGTAAAGGTAATTTAGAATTAGCGATGGCATTGGGAATTATTCTGTTAGCAATTTCATTCACCATCACCAGTTTAATGATTGTGGTGCGTAAAACACAATCTGTTTAATCGTTGAATATCATGCAATCCAACAACGAATCTCTGCCCTTGCGCCTTAATAATGTTAGCTACTGCGTGGATGAAATAACATTAATCAAAAATGTTTCTCTAGAGATAACCTCTCCTGGCACGACAGTAATTCTAGGCCATAACGGTTCAGGAAAGAGTCTATTATTAAAGCTAATGCATGGAGTAATCAACCCTAGCTCGGGACAGATAACCTGGAATAACAATCACCCCAATACCAATCAATTCTGGCGCACATTTTTACTACAGCGTCCCACTTTCTTTAAACAATCTGTGCTTTCCAATGTTGAGTTTGTATTGCGCATTGCGAACACACCTAAAAGTGAATACAAAACACGATGCCAGCAAGCGTTAGAAATATGCGGCCTGAGCAAGCTAGCTGATCGAAATACACATTCCTTGTCAGGCGGAGAATTACAAAAGCTTTCTTTAGCAAGAGCCTGGGTACTTGAGCCCAGTGTCGTATTACTTGATGAACCAACCGTGGCGCTAGACCCACCATCCGTGCTTGGATTTGAGAATATTATTCAACAGTTCAAACAATCAAATACTAAAGTAATCATGACGACTCATGATTTATCTCAAGCAAAGAGACTAGCGGATGAAATTGTATTTATTGACTCAGGAAAAGTTGTTGAGAAATCGTCGGCTGAAAAATTCTTCTCTGGGCCAGAGTCTAGTCAAGCGCAAAATTTTATTTGTGGAGAACTAGTTTAGTTTTCACGCTTGATTGGCAATAATAACTTTTAATTATTCGGTGCGTGCTGTGACTTCCAACAAGTGATAACCAAATTGAGTTTTTACTGGTCCTTGAACCTCATTAAGTGGGGCACTGAAAACAACTTCATCAAATTCTTTAACCATCATTCCAGGACCAAACTCGCCCAAATCGCCACCTGATGAACCTGATGGACATTTCGAATGTTGCTTAGCAACATCGCCAAAATCTGTGCCTTTAGAAATTTGATCTTTTAATTCGTTACACTGCTGCTCAGTGTCTACTAAAATATGCCTTGCTGATGCTTTTGCCATAATAATTTCCTAATTTAGTTAAATACCTTACTCTTCTGTAGGCGCTTCTTCACTTGTTTCTGTTTCGGTAGGCGCTTCTTCAACTGGCGCTGCTTTCTGCTCGGGAATTGTAACTAAGCCAGCATCTGCCAAGATTTTAGCTTTATCATCACCGTTAATATATTTCTTGTCTGAACCAATTACGGCATAACGGCCTGATTTCTTCTGGAAAATTTTGTTGTCACCAACTGACTTTATTTCTTTCATTTATTGTCCTATACGTTTGCTATGTTAATAATTTATGGGTGCAGATTCTAACTGATTCTGCTTAGACGATTCTAGTTAGCATTGATATCTATATACTTAGACAGGCACGCCTAATGCCTGACGCATAAAGATAAGCTTTAGTGGTAAAGCTTTATTTGTCACATTGACTCCAATCGAGCGTATTTGTTTTACTAGTGGCCGCTCTTCTCTAAACAAAGTATCAATCATCTCTAAAGAGCGTTGCATAACTAGATTTTCGCTTTTACGCGCTCGCTCATATTGACGTAATACTCGCTCACTTCCCAATGGCCGATCTGACATCTGTAGCAACTCGCTGAGGTGGGCAAGGTCTGCCAGTCCTAAATTTAGCCCTAAACCAGCCAATGGATGTACAGCATGTGCTGCATCACCAACTAGCACAACTCGATGGTCAATATACTGCGTGGCTTGTGCTCCTAGCAATGGAAAACTCTTACGCTCAGATATTGAAGTAATATCTCCCAATTTATTTTCAAATGCCTCGCTAACTTGCCGGTTAAATTCATCATTACTTAACGCCATAAGCTGATGACATTTTTGCTCCGGGATGCTCCATACAATCGAACAGGTATTGTCCTCCAATGGCAACAATGCCAGTGGTCCATCAACAGTGAAGCATTGCCAGGCAGTTTGTTGATTATCTAATTCGGTCTTGACCGTACACACCAAACCTAACTGCTCATAATGCGTACGCACATTGCTAGCACCAATACATTCACGCACTTTAGAACGTTGACCGTCCGCACCTATAACTAATTTCGCGGTTAATCGCTCACCATTATCTAATTCAACCAACATTGATGACTCAGAAATAGCCGACAACTCAAATAATGAATTGTTAGTAAAATTAGTGATA harbors:
- a CDS encoding FAD-dependent monooxygenase, translated to MVSALTDFDVVVVGAGIVGIATACKLVQQFERVALIDNTEHTPWQKDDAYGLRVSAINLASIELLKQIDVWQDVQHMRAFPYRSMHVWEQNGGAQIDFNASDTSHSSLGSIVENQVLLTALNDAVNSNSNITNFTNNSLFELSAISESSMLVELDNGERLTAKLVIGADGQRSKVRECIGASNVRTHYEQLGLVCTVKTELDNQQTAWQCFTVDGPLALLPLEDNTCSIVWSIPEQKCHQLMALSNDEFNRQVSEAFENKLGDITSISERKSFPLLGAQATQYIDHRVVLVGDAAHAVHPLAGLGLNLGLADLAHLSELLQMSDRPLGSERVLRQYERARKSENLVMQRSLEMIDTLFREERPLVKQIRSIGVNVTNKALPLKLIFMRQALGVPV
- a CDS encoding thioredoxin domain-containing protein; translated protein: MSKNHLINETSPYLLQHADNPVEWFPWGPQALQKAKQENKPILLSIGYSACHWCHVMAHESFEDVPTAALMNELFINIKVDREERPDIDKIYQTAQFLLTQRTGGWPLTMFLTPDDHIPFFGGTYFPEQARHGLPSFKDLLQHISKAYLDKPDEIAKQNQSLQEVLKNIYQSTHAPVSLDNSILKTAKDQLLNTFDNQHGGFGKAPKFPHPTNIELLLRYWHISKIFGQEDTQALHPAVYTLEKMAAGGLFDHVSGGFCRYSVDDYWMIPHFEKMLYDNAPLINLYSQAYQATNESRFKTAAEESAQWVMRDMQSPQGGYYSSIDADSEGVEGKYYVWEQHQLESLLSEQEFNLVKHRFAIDRGPNFEDKYHLHEFANIEECAQTLSIDEEQCKKIWQQARKKLYAHRVTRIAPGTDDKILTSWNALMIKSMLTASRIFKNEQYFTSAQRALQFIYSDMYKQGRLFATYKDTKAHLNAYLDDYAFLLDAIIEYLQTDWDSNYLQFAIELADVLFTQFEDTESGGFYFTANDHESLIQRPKVTSDEATPSGNGIAAHALLRLGYLLSEPKYLIAVERTLEYASQQITSTPMAHASLLRCSEEISNPPETIIIRGESDDINQWQETCQQAFNPQRMTFAIPNDAENLPEALKNKFAQSGETVAYVCQGTSCQAPINQIAQLINALDKHYSTNKN
- a CDS encoding peptidylprolyl isomerase — protein: MAKASARHILVDTEQQCNELKDQISKGTDFGDVAKQHSKCPSGSSGGDLGEFGPGMMVKEFDEVVFSAPLNEVQGPVKTQFGYHLLEVTARTE
- the tpx gene encoding thiol peroxidase, whose protein sequence is MATITLQGNEIHTNGDLPAIGVKAPDFQLVDKDLNNVNLDEFVGKKKLLNIVPSLDTPVCATSTKKFSDFAADRNDIVVLIIAADLPFAMSRFCTSEKVENVVTLSMMRNQNFAEDYGVLIQDGPLAGITARAVVVLDADNDVVYTELVNEIADEPDYDAALKALG
- a CDS encoding dihydrofolate reductase, whose translation is MTKIAIIVAVAEDNVIGAGNTIPWYCPADLQYFKRTTLGSPVLMGRKTYQSLKVKPLPGRQNIVVSRDVSLTYKGCDVVTSLKAGLELVKNKEKLFIIGGADIYQQCMNLAEELYITYVDIKVEGDRYFPKMDLAQWSLVKEQRYQADEKNPHNMIFKVFIRR
- a CDS encoding ABC transporter permease; its protein translation is MNDDQGIFTTAIQLIFTLEPELVEIVLLSLKVSVTAVILATLISIPLGTLLGAYHFKGRDIITGIVNALMGLPPVVVGLALYLLLSRTGPLGDLELLFTSSAMVIAQCILITPIISSLTQQTIEDLFKQHELQFKALGAPTFITLRPLLRDARTSLFTAVLAGFGRASAEVGAVLIVGGNINHVTRVMTTTIALETSKGNLELAMALGIILLAISFTITSLMIVVRKTQSV
- a CDS encoding copper chaperone PCu(A)C; this translates as MRIFNIFGLCIACTLTLLSCSQQSESPLQIDTAWIREAPPGATAMAGYMQIINNSANNVILHSANSPAFKAIEFHRSIEENGVYKMVPHLHLHIAANSTFELKPGDYHLMMFNPTSALKEGDTIEVNLVFSNEHIVSTSVPVKKAQY
- a CDS encoding ATP-binding cassette domain-containing protein; this encodes MQSNNESLPLRLNNVSYCVDEITLIKNVSLEITSPGTTVILGHNGSGKSLLLKLMHGVINPSSGQITWNNNHPNTNQFWRTFLLQRPTFFKQSVLSNVEFVLRIANTPKSEYKTRCQQALEICGLSKLADRNTHSLSGGELQKLSLARAWVLEPSVVLLDEPTVALDPPSVLGFENIIQQFKQSNTKVIMTTHDLSQAKRLADEIVFIDSGKVVEKSSAEKFFSGPESSQAQNFICGELV
- a CDS encoding thymidylate synthase, producing the protein MNQYLTLLNHVLTNGIEQQDRTGTGTISTFGYQMRFDLSEGFPLLTTKKLHTKSIIHELLWFLRGETNVKSLQEVGVSIWNEWADEQGELGPVYGAQWRAWPMSNGESIDQLSNLVEQLKKNPYSRRHIISAWNVGEIDKMALPPCHTMFQFYVSQGKLSCQLYQRSADVFLGVPFNIASYALLLIMIAHVIDLEVGEFIHTFGDVHVYKNHIQQAKLQLQREPYKLPTLEINRKVNTIFDFKFEDFVLKNYQSHPHISAPVAV
- the lgt gene encoding prolipoprotein diacylglyceryl transferase; protein product: MFVHPQFDPIIFQLGPLAVRWYGLMYLCGFAAFWYLGTKRACKPDSFIRPDQVSDFLFYAVIGVIVGGRVGSVIFYNFDHFLANPIYLFKIWEGGMSFHGGLIGVLITIWLYQQKRGWGFFRLGDFIAPLVPLGLGFGRIGNFINGELWGKTTDVPWGMIFPQVDNLARHPSQLYQAALEGVAMFIILWIYSAKPRVTGSVSGWFLILYGIFRFIVEFAREPDEHLGFIAFNWLTMGQLLSLPMIFTGLLLLWLANKKVFEKKS
- the gcvH gene encoding glycine cleavage system protein GcvH, translated to MSSDISERIYTQNHVWLQAQNECEFTLGITDFAQDQLGDIVFVELPEAGINTQAGKACLVVESVKSASDVICPVEGKIIEVNEQLGDEPELINESPYEKGWIVKIKVDQNHVIEGKMTMDEYNSHQSK